A stretch of Chitinophagaceae bacterium DNA encodes these proteins:
- a CDS encoding histidine kinase, giving the protein MMRLSVYLIAFFLISGNPLAAQYFAENKFTNYTTADGLSDNTITGIAQDGAGYIWLPTASGLNRYDGTRFVQYHSTGDSLSPASEEFFGLKWLDKERLAFYTAGIHIINTRTGHTNNLFIPYPDRKYQSKFNLLPEMLGDEQGNIFILNRSGFYHFDKQQKLAYRFDYYTADQVPLAYFAFGRELVELDDQHLLITAIDGLYIYARREKKLTKLKAGDYPLLDGFLDYPTTFYRFFQAKRGSMVVTKMNSDSIFHINIPGNRKTISKVPFVFTKDEVHWRSRLAAANDSVFYITGHISGFYKMQLNQQTGAIRIFPEKYFKTSLCYGLLTDRDNNLWVATNKGLFKQDDIRSKVQVAHLPEGLESSFPNIRISAIYASEQKVYAGNNSKAGLLVFDKRTFQFEEQVLFKNYERSHGVNSVFRISSVSPSVLFLGTNGALFLYHEKNGTLTALKPEGWSDGDWVNDLYRDSQNNLWISSINLYQYDLLKQKFTLVPQTKPIPAIPVAIREDNAGNIWVAGHGITRYNISQNRFDLKIDSFPFIKMPDRQVTAMEIDKGNTIWFGSANNGLVSYNIEKKSFRHFTRSNGLPDDNIGSMLIIGNKLWMSCYSGLASMDLETLQIKSFGKEEGFPDMPVMKGSNLFYDSTERQLYVGFFNAAVRFDPSGILMPGKQPAVFIENLKIGGNKNVFLPGDKITTSWKQNDLMITIGSINFTDGRNQHYAYRVVKNSDSPWQLLGSQQSFSISNLSPGIHRIQVKIFSVHNRWHEQVNEITVEVFPPYWQKAWFRALALLLAMKFVFLVIQWRTQLARKKEMQKTQMEKLKAEDYKNRYELEQITHYFSSSLAGKKTAEEVLWDVAGNLIGQMNYEDCMIYLWNEDKTKMVQKAAYGPKGDPEIISSQLFDVIPGQGVVGHVMQTLQPVLIQDTREDGRYRVDEAFRLSEVCVPVIHNGELLGIIDSEHHKAGYFTERDIKVLTTIATLIGNKLKQLESEQILEVKQRELANINAQLAEAKLSALQAQMNPHFIFNALNSIKRMILDGDNEKASRYLSRFALMIRMTLNHSKEAFVTLAENIEYLKAYLGMEQLRFDGSFNWTISVAADIDPEETGIPSLMIQPLVENAIWHGLLQSENDKKLAVSFTRSENKITCIIEDNGIGIRQSQRIKEQNKGNHRSVGLDNLRNRIKILNEKYKVACRLVITDLGDVPGNEQGTRATLEFEISNG; this is encoded by the coding sequence ATGATGCGCCTCTCTGTTTATCTTATTGCTTTTTTTTTGATTTCGGGTAACCCGTTGGCAGCACAGTATTTTGCCGAAAATAAATTTACGAACTACACAACTGCTGACGGCCTTTCCGATAACACCATAACCGGTATTGCGCAGGACGGGGCCGGTTATATCTGGCTGCCTACCGCATCCGGGTTGAACCGCTACGATGGTACACGTTTTGTGCAGTATCATAGTACCGGCGACAGCCTTTCACCGGCTTCAGAAGAATTTTTCGGGTTAAAATGGCTCGATAAGGAACGGCTGGCATTCTATACCGCGGGGATACATATCATCAATACAAGGACTGGCCATACCAATAACCTCTTCATACCATATCCCGACAGAAAGTACCAGTCTAAATTCAATTTGCTCCCTGAAATGCTTGGTGACGAACAGGGAAATATATTCATTCTTAACCGCTCGGGATTTTACCATTTTGATAAACAGCAAAAACTGGCATACCGGTTCGATTACTATACAGCCGACCAGGTTCCTTTGGCTTATTTTGCATTCGGAAGGGAATTGGTGGAACTGGATGACCAGCATTTGCTTATAACTGCTATTGACGGACTTTATATTTATGCCAGGCGGGAAAAAAAATTGACGAAGTTAAAGGCAGGAGATTATCCCCTGCTGGATGGATTTTTAGACTATCCCACCACATTTTACCGCTTCTTTCAGGCGAAACGGGGAAGCATGGTAGTCACAAAAATGAACAGTGACAGCATTTTCCATATTAACATCCCCGGCAATAGGAAGACCATTTCAAAGGTGCCATTCGTTTTTACCAAGGATGAGGTTCATTGGCGTTCCCGGCTGGCTGCAGCAAATGATAGTGTCTTCTATATTACGGGGCATATTTCGGGTTTTTATAAAATGCAGCTGAATCAGCAAACAGGGGCGATCAGGATATTTCCCGAAAAATATTTTAAAACATCGCTTTGCTATGGCTTGCTTACAGACCGCGATAATAATTTATGGGTGGCCACCAATAAGGGCCTGTTTAAGCAGGATGATATCCGTTCAAAAGTGCAGGTTGCTCATTTGCCCGAAGGGCTTGAAAGCTCATTTCCAAACATACGTATAAGTGCAATATATGCCAGTGAACAAAAAGTATATGCCGGCAACAACTCCAAGGCAGGACTGCTGGTATTTGATAAAAGAACATTTCAGTTTGAAGAACAGGTACTCTTTAAAAATTATGAAAGGTCACACGGGGTTAACAGTGTTTTCAGGATATCCTCCGTCAGTCCGTCTGTATTGTTTTTAGGGACGAACGGGGCTCTGTTTCTCTACCATGAAAAGAACGGAACGCTGACAGCGTTGAAACCGGAGGGATGGAGTGATGGAGATTGGGTAAATGATCTGTACAGGGACAGCCAGAATAATCTATGGATAAGTTCCATAAACCTGTACCAGTATGATCTCCTGAAACAAAAATTTACCCTGGTCCCGCAGACCAAGCCCATCCCGGCAATACCGGTGGCTATCCGGGAAGATAATGCCGGGAATATCTGGGTGGCAGGACATGGCATAACCCGGTATAACATCTCACAGAACAGGTTTGATCTTAAGATCGATTCCTTTCCATTCATAAAAATGCCCGACAGGCAGGTCACGGCAATGGAGATTGATAAGGGGAATACCATATGGTTTGGTAGTGCCAACAACGGCCTGGTCAGCTATAATATTGAAAAAAAATCTTTCCGGCATTTTACCCGCAGCAATGGATTGCCGGATGACAATATTGGCTCCATGCTGATCATCGGCAATAAACTATGGATGTCCTGTTATTCCGGTCTGGCCAGTATGGATCTTGAAACATTACAGATAAAAAGTTTTGGAAAGGAGGAAGGGTTCCCGGATATGCCGGTCATGAAGGGCTCCAACCTGTTTTACGACAGTACAGAGCGGCAATTGTATGTTGGTTTTTTCAATGCAGCCGTGCGCTTTGATCCTTCCGGAATATTGATGCCCGGAAAGCAACCCGCTGTATTCATAGAAAACCTGAAGATCGGCGGAAACAAGAATGTTTTTCTTCCGGGTGATAAGATCACAACTTCCTGGAAGCAGAATGATCTGATGATCACCATCGGCAGCATCAATTTCACCGATGGCCGCAACCAGCATTATGCTTACCGGGTTGTGAAGAACAGCGATTCACCATGGCAGTTATTGGGAAGCCAGCAATCATTCAGCATTTCCAATCTTTCTCCGGGCATTCACCGCATACAGGTGAAGATATTTTCTGTTCATAACCGCTGGCATGAACAGGTAAATGAGATCACCGTGGAAGTATTCCCTCCGTACTGGCAGAAAGCCTGGTTCAGGGCATTGGCCCTGTTACTGGCCATGAAATTTGTATTCCTGGTCATACAGTGGAGAACACAGCTGGCCCGGAAAAAGGAAATGCAAAAAACCCAAATGGAAAAACTGAAGGCAGAGGATTATAAAAACCGGTATGAACTGGAACAGATCACGCACTATTTTTCTTCCTCGCTCGCTGGTAAAAAAACGGCGGAGGAAGTGCTTTGGGATGTGGCAGGTAACCTCATCGGCCAGATGAACTATGAAGATTGCATGATCTACCTGTGGAATGAGGACAAAACAAAAATGGTGCAGAAAGCAGCGTATGGGCCAAAGGGCGATCCGGAAATCATTTCCTCACAGTTGTTTGATGTGATTCCCGGGCAGGGTGTGGTAGGGCATGTGATGCAAACCTTGCAGCCCGTGCTGATACAGGATACAAGAGAAGACGGTCGTTACCGGGTGGATGAAGCCTTCCGGTTAAGCGAGGTCTGTGTTCCGGTCATTCATAATGGTGAATTGCTTGGTATCATTGATTCCGAACATCACAAAGCGGGTTATTTCACGGAACGGGATATCAAGGTACTTACCACGATTGCCACATTGATCGGCAATAAACTGAAACAGCTGGAATCCGAACAGATACTGGAAGTAAAACAGCGGGAACTGGCAAACATCAATGCACAGCTGGCAGAGGCAAAATTATCTGCTTTGCAGGCCCAGATGAATCCTCATTTTATTTTCAATGCGCTCAACAGCATTAAGCGTATGATCCTCGATGGTGATAATGAAAAGGCATCCCGTTACCTGAGCAGGTTTGCGCTGATGATCCGGATGACGTTGAACCATTCCAAGGAAGCTTTTGTAACACTGGCTGAAAATATTGAATACTTAAAGGCTTACCTCGGCATGGAGCAGCTGCGGTTCGACGGTTCATTCAACTGGACCATTTCAGTTGCTGCAGATATTGATCCGGAAGAAACGGGTATTCCATCCCTCATGATCCAGCCCTTGGTGGAAAATGCCATATGGCATGGACTCCTGCAATCGGAGAACGATAAGAAACTCGCTGTTTCATTTACACGCAGTGAAAACAAGATCACCTGTATCATTGAGGATAACGGGATTGGTATCCGGCAGTCGCAACGGATCAAAGAACAGAACAAAGGCAATCACCGTTCCGTGGGGCTCGACAACCTGCGTAACCGGATAAAGATCCTGAATGAGAAATACAAAGTGGCATGCAGACTTGTTATTACCGACCTGGGTGACGTACCCGGCAATGAACAGGGTACACGGGCCACACTTGAATTTGAAATCAGTAACGGGTAA
- a CDS encoding response regulator transcription factor: MKAILVDDEQDGIKAMQKMLERHCPEVNIIASCTNAVQARQQIEMLKPDVVFLDIQMPGKSGIEMVAELQEKFFEIIFVTAHNEYMLQALQYSAADYLLKPVDEDRLIEAVHRVEKRLQEGNKAELTETLLYNISKAGQPSEMRLCLPTIKGFIILKLDEVLYCEAERSYTVFHLEDKKTVTVSKPLLEYENILGDTSFFRIHKSFLINLRHIKEYQRGEGGTVIMSNNAEIEVSRRKKEQFLLKVKEIYKY; encoded by the coding sequence ATGAAAGCAATTTTGGTTGATGATGAACAGGATGGTATAAAAGCCATGCAAAAAATGCTGGAACGGCATTGTCCGGAAGTAAATATCATTGCATCCTGTACCAACGCTGTGCAGGCAAGGCAGCAAATAGAAATGCTCAAACCGGATGTTGTTTTCCTGGATATACAAATGCCGGGTAAAAGCGGCATTGAAATGGTTGCTGAGTTGCAGGAGAAATTCTTTGAGATCATTTTTGTAACAGCCCACAATGAGTACATGCTGCAGGCTTTGCAATACAGCGCAGCAGATTACCTGCTGAAACCCGTGGATGAAGACCGATTGATCGAAGCAGTGCACCGGGTTGAAAAACGATTACAGGAAGGGAATAAGGCTGAACTGACAGAGACCTTATTGTACAATATCAGCAAAGCAGGGCAGCCTTCCGAAATGCGGTTATGTCTTCCAACGATAAAGGGTTTCATCATCCTGAAACTGGACGAAGTACTTTATTGTGAAGCAGAAAGAAGTTATACCGTTTTTCACCTGGAGGATAAAAAGACAGTTACCGTTTCAAAACCGTTGCTTGAATATGAGAACATACTCGGGGATACCAGTTTTTTCCGAATTCATAAATCATTTCTCATTAACCTGCGGCATATTAAGGAGTACCAGCGGGGAGAAGGGGGCACGGTAATCATGAGCAATAATGCTGAAATTGAAGTAAGCAGGCGGAAGAAAGAACAGTTCCTGCTGAAGGTAAAAGAGATATACAAATACTGA
- a CDS encoding MBL fold metallo-hydrolase, giving the protein MFIKQLYTGCLSEAAYYIESEGEAAIIDPLRDTDEYIGLAKERNAGIKYIFETHFHADFVSGHIDLGKKTGAPIIYGPGAKTNYEVYNSKENEIFKLGKLSIQVLHTPGHTLESSCYLLRDEQDIPHAIFTGDTLFVGDVGRPDLSSGNMSSTELAGIMYDTIQNKILPLADNVLVYPAHGAGSSCGKNMGPETFSTIGEQKKTNYALQPQSKEDFIAAVTKGLGIAPKYFAINARINMQGYESLDAVKQKGLTALSITDFKKLMNENVLILDTRNAAVFTKGFVPGSIFIGLEGRFAEWAGSLLSFDKPMILVAEPGKEEESVVRLSRVGFDKMQGCLEGGFEAWQAAGETVDMIIDVEADELAMDIPHDPNLLVVDVRRETEFADEHIKNARNLPLNEMNDVVNLAHFEDTQNLYVHCTDGYRSVIASSLLKREGVHNLRNVLGGWGKIREQENIKTEKETSVLN; this is encoded by the coding sequence ATGTTCATAAAACAACTGTATACGGGTTGCCTCAGTGAGGCCGCTTACTACATAGAAAGCGAAGGCGAAGCAGCCATCATAGATCCGTTACGTGATACGGATGAATACATCGGGCTGGCCAAAGAAAGGAACGCCGGCATAAAATATATTTTTGAAACACATTTTCATGCAGACTTTGTAAGCGGCCATATAGACCTGGGTAAAAAAACAGGTGCGCCCATCATTTACGGGCCCGGTGCAAAGACCAATTATGAGGTTTACAACAGCAAAGAAAACGAGATCTTTAAACTCGGTAAACTAAGTATCCAGGTACTGCACACTCCCGGGCATACGCTGGAAAGCAGTTGTTATTTGCTGCGGGATGAGCAGGATATACCCCATGCGATCTTTACCGGCGACACCTTGTTTGTGGGAGATGTTGGCCGCCCTGACCTGAGCAGCGGAAACATGAGCAGTACGGAACTGGCGGGCATCATGTACGATACCATTCAGAATAAGATTCTTCCGCTGGCAGACAATGTATTGGTTTACCCTGCACATGGGGCCGGCAGCAGTTGCGGAAAAAATATGGGCCCGGAAACCTTCAGTACCATCGGCGAACAAAAGAAAACAAATTATGCCCTGCAGCCGCAGTCAAAAGAAGATTTTATTGCTGCTGTTACAAAAGGGCTGGGCATTGCGCCAAAATACTTTGCCATCAATGCCCGGATAAATATGCAGGGATACGAAAGCCTGGATGCTGTAAAACAAAAAGGATTGACGGCTCTTTCAATAACGGATTTCAAAAAACTCATGAACGAAAATGTACTCATCCTGGATACAAGAAATGCAGCTGTATTTACAAAAGGATTTGTACCCGGCAGTATTTTCATCGGGCTGGAAGGCCGCTTTGCAGAATGGGCCGGAAGCCTGTTGTCTTTTGATAAGCCAATGATACTGGTTGCTGAACCGGGAAAAGAAGAAGAATCTGTTGTGCGCCTGTCAAGGGTTGGTTTTGATAAAATGCAGGGCTGCCTTGAAGGCGGATTTGAAGCATGGCAGGCCGCAGGAGAGACGGTTGACATGATCATTGATGTGGAAGCCGATGAACTGGCCATGGACATACCCCACGATCCCAACCTGCTGGTGGTGGACGTAAGAAGGGAAACTGAATTTGCGGATGAGCACATCAAAAATGCCCGGAACCTGCCCTTAAATGAAATGAATGATGTGGTGAACCTGGCGCATTTTGAGGATACTCAAAACCTATATGTGCACTGTACAGATGGTTACAGAAGCGTGATTGCCTCTTCACTGTTAAAACGTGAAGGCGTACACAACCTGCGAAACGTATTGGGTGGATGGGGAAAGATCAGGGAACAGGAAAATATTAAAACAGAGAAAGAAACCAGTGTACTTAACTGA